Proteins encoded within one genomic window of Bos mutus isolate GX-2022 chromosome 9, NWIPB_WYAK_1.1, whole genome shotgun sequence:
- the SCML4 gene encoding sex comb on midleg-like protein 4 isoform X4: MNRYGVDPSSPTFSHRGSLPTSSSLYCKRQNSGDGHLGGGSATTVGGPRASPLSPGGPSAPGLRPPGSSPKRNGTALEGNRCASNPSPDRQDARRPRSRNPSSWSVEDVVWFLKDADPQALGPHVELFRKHEIDGNALLLLKSDMIMKYLGLKLGPALKLCYHIDKLKQDKF; the protein is encoded by the exons ATGAACCGCTACGGCGTGGACCCTTCCTCCCCCACCTTTAGCCACAGGggctccctgcccacctcctctTCACTGTACTGCAAGCGGCAGAACTCTGGAGACGGCCACCTTGGGGGCGGCTCAGCCACCACAGTCGGTGGTCCCCGTGCCAGCCCCTTGTCCCCCGGAGGCCCCTCAGCACCTGGGCTGCGGCCTCCTGGCTCCAGCCCCAAGAGGAACGGGACCGCTCTTGAAGGAAACAGATGTG CCTCAAACCCTTCTCCGGACAGGCAGGATGCCCGGCGGCCAAGGAGCAGGAACCCTTCCAGCTGGTCCGTGGAGGATGTGGTCTGGTTCCTGAAAGATGCAGACCCGCAGGCTCTGGGGCCCCATGTGGAGCTCTTCCGGAAGCAT GAGATTGATGGCAATGCCCTCTTGTTGCTGAAGAGTGACATGATCATGAAATACTTGGGCCTGAAGCTGGGGCCTGCGCTGAAACTCTGCTACCATATTGATAAACTGAAGCAAGACAAGTTCTGA